A genomic stretch from Streptomyces sp. QL37 includes:
- a CDS encoding MFS transporter yields the protein MPLALLALAVSAFGIGTTEFVMMGLLPNVADDLGTSVPTAGYLVSAYAIGVVLGAPLLTGLGSRIPRKRMLLLLMAVFTVGNLASAFAPDFGWLLAGRFLAGLPHGAFFGVGAVVAARLVPDGRQARAVATMFLGLTVANIVGVPAATLLGQHLGWRATFMVVAVIGLAAMAALARLVPQIPVEAHQNVRRELSALGNKQVVLGLLTAVLGFAGVFAVYSYLSSMTTEAMGFGESSVTLVLALFGIGMTLGALAAGPLTDRALRPTLYGSLGALAVVLVVFPFTVHVQWAALVMVVLLGGVGFMTTTPLQMLVMNKAKDAPTLASASNHSAFNLANAGGAWLGGVAIAAGWGWTSPALVGAVLAVAGLAVAVTAGLLDRAPGTSRVVASGARAEARERVETHSS from the coding sequence ATGCCCCTGGCCCTGCTCGCCCTCGCTGTGAGCGCCTTCGGCATCGGCACCACCGAGTTCGTGATGATGGGGCTGCTGCCCAACGTCGCGGACGATCTGGGAACGTCCGTACCCACCGCCGGTTACCTCGTCTCGGCGTACGCGATCGGCGTCGTCCTCGGTGCCCCGCTGCTCACCGGTCTCGGCTCCAGGATCCCGCGCAAGCGGATGCTCCTGCTGCTGATGGCCGTCTTCACCGTGGGCAACCTCGCCTCCGCCTTCGCCCCCGACTTCGGCTGGCTGCTGGCCGGCCGCTTCCTGGCCGGGCTGCCGCACGGCGCCTTCTTCGGGGTCGGCGCGGTCGTCGCCGCGCGCCTCGTGCCGGACGGCCGCCAGGCGCGAGCCGTCGCCACGATGTTCCTCGGCCTGACCGTGGCCAACATCGTCGGCGTCCCCGCCGCCACCCTGCTGGGACAGCACCTCGGCTGGCGTGCCACGTTCATGGTGGTCGCCGTGATCGGGCTGGCCGCGATGGCCGCCCTCGCCCGCCTCGTCCCGCAGATCCCCGTCGAGGCGCACCAGAACGTACGCCGTGAACTGAGCGCGCTCGGCAACAAGCAGGTCGTACTCGGCCTGCTCACCGCAGTCCTCGGCTTCGCGGGCGTCTTCGCCGTCTACTCCTACCTCTCGTCCATGACGACCGAGGCGATGGGCTTCGGCGAGTCCTCGGTGACGCTCGTCCTCGCCCTCTTCGGCATCGGGATGACGCTCGGCGCCCTGGCGGCGGGACCGCTGACCGACCGGGCGCTGCGTCCCACCCTCTACGGCTCCCTGGGTGCCCTGGCCGTCGTCCTCGTCGTCTTCCCCTTCACCGTGCACGTGCAGTGGGCGGCGCTGGTCATGGTGGTGCTGCTCGGCGGCGTCGGCTTCATGACGACCACACCGCTGCAGATGCTGGTGATGAACAAGGCGAAGGACGCCCCCACGCTGGCCTCCGCCTCCAACCACTCCGCCTTCAACCTCGCCAACGCGGGCGGCGCCTGGCTCGGCGGGGTCGCCATCGCGGCGGGCTGGGGCTGGACCTCTCCGGCCCTGGTCGGCGCGGTGCTGGCCGTGGCCGGTCTGGCCGT
- a CDS encoding MFS transporter has product MSIPSGTPAAAPRVPEAVHRRRWLVLGVLMFSLLIVVLDNSILNVAVKTIASPAPTGIGATQSELEWAINSYTLVFAGLLFTAGLLGDRIGRKKVLLAGILVFGVGSALAALSSTPGELITWRALMGFGAAFVMPATLAVLMNVFERDEQPKAIGIWAGSVGLGIAIGPITGGVLLEHFWWGSIFLVNVPVVVVALVAMAVLVPDSRDPAPGRVDPLGVVLSIVGLVLLVYGIIRGGELASFTDVTVLAPLIGGLLVLAAFVLHEKRSPHPSIDISYFRKPAFSAAIAAIALVFFALMGVTFFSAFYLQSVRGYTALESGLLILPLAAAQMIFAPRARLVVDRFGARAVCTVGMLLVAAGLAAFALFDADTPLWVLCLVFFVQGTGMAHIMPPVTVAVMQALPRERAGSGSAINNTFRQVGGALGIAVLGSVLSTVYRGDIEGHLDGVPAAARDVAGESIEATLGVAQKLGPAGKPLIAAANDAFIGAMHVTALGSAAVALIGVAVVAAFLPGRQGARLEPDASGPGRTPEATEVPARRS; this is encoded by the coding sequence ATGTCCATACCGTCCGGCACCCCTGCCGCCGCGCCCCGCGTCCCGGAGGCGGTCCACCGCCGCCGCTGGCTCGTCCTCGGCGTCCTCATGTTCAGCCTGCTCATCGTCGTCCTGGACAACTCGATCCTGAACGTCGCGGTGAAGACGATCGCCAGTCCCGCGCCCACCGGGATCGGCGCCACCCAGAGCGAGCTCGAGTGGGCCATCAACTCCTACACGCTCGTCTTCGCCGGCCTGCTCTTCACCGCCGGTCTGCTGGGCGACCGCATCGGCCGCAAGAAGGTGCTGCTGGCCGGAATCCTGGTCTTCGGCGTCGGCTCGGCCCTGGCCGCCCTCTCCTCCACGCCCGGCGAACTCATCACCTGGCGCGCGCTGATGGGCTTCGGCGCGGCGTTCGTGATGCCCGCCACCCTCGCCGTCCTGATGAACGTCTTCGAGCGTGACGAGCAGCCCAAGGCGATCGGCATCTGGGCCGGAAGCGTCGGCCTCGGCATCGCGATCGGCCCGATCACCGGCGGGGTGCTCCTGGAGCACTTCTGGTGGGGCTCGATCTTCCTGGTCAACGTGCCCGTGGTCGTCGTCGCGCTCGTCGCCATGGCCGTCCTCGTGCCCGACTCCCGGGACCCCGCGCCCGGCCGCGTCGACCCGCTCGGGGTCGTCCTGTCCATCGTCGGCCTGGTCCTGCTGGTCTACGGCATCATCCGCGGCGGCGAACTCGCCTCCTTCACCGACGTCACCGTCCTCGCGCCCCTGATCGGCGGCCTGCTGGTGCTGGCGGCCTTCGTCCTGCACGAGAAGCGCAGCCCCCACCCGTCGATCGACATCTCCTACTTCCGCAAGCCCGCCTTCTCCGCCGCGATCGCCGCCATCGCGCTGGTCTTCTTCGCGCTGATGGGCGTCACCTTCTTCTCCGCCTTCTACCTCCAGAGCGTGCGCGGCTACACCGCGCTGGAGTCCGGACTGCTGATCCTGCCGCTCGCCGCCGCGCAGATGATCTTCGCGCCGCGCGCCCGGCTGGTCGTCGACCGGTTCGGGGCGCGGGCGGTCTGCACCGTCGGCATGCTCCTCGTCGCGGCCGGTCTCGCGGCCTTCGCCCTGTTCGACGCCGACACCCCGCTCTGGGTCCTCTGCCTGGTCTTCTTCGTCCAGGGCACCGGCATGGCCCACATCATGCCGCCGGTCACCGTCGCCGTGATGCAGGCGCTGCCCCGCGAGAGGGCGGGCTCGGGCTCCGCGATCAACAACACGTTCCGCCAGGTCGGCGGGGCGCTCGGCATCGCCGTGCTCGGCTCGGTGCTCTCCACGGTCTACCGGGGTGACATCGAGGGCCACCTCGACGGCGTGCCCGCCGCCGCGCGGGACGTCGCGGGCGAGTCCATCGAGGCGACCCTCGGCGTCGCGCAGAAGCTGGGCCCGGCCGGGAAGCCGCTGATCGCCGCGGCCAACGACGCCTTCATCGGGGCCATGCACGTCACCGCGCTCGGCTCGGCGGCGGTCGCCCTGATCGGTGTGGCGGTGGTGGCCGCGTTCCTGCCGGGCCGGCAGGGCGCGCGGCTCGAGCCGGACGCGTCCGGCCCGGGCCGGACGCCCGAGGCCACCGAGGTTCCGGCGCGCCGGTCCTGA
- a CDS encoding Cmx/CmrA family chloramphenicol efflux MFS transporter: MPFAVHVLGLAVFAQGTSEFMLSGLLSGIAGDLDVSLGAAGLLTSAFAVGMVVGAPLTALAGRGWPRRRALLFFLGVFVAAHVVGALTSSYGVLLATRVAGALANAGFWAVALVTALAMAGPHQRARATAVVVGGVTVACVVGVPAGAALGELWGWRSAFWAVALVSVPAAVALLVAVPGGRPDDAPRQVGARSELRALGRPRLLLTLLVMALVQGATFCAFSYLEPLVTRVTGFGAGWVPVVLALFGVGSFAGVTLAGRLADARPHAVIGFGMTALAAGWAALALTAAHPVAALTLVLLQGALAFGTGTTLITRVFHLAPDAPTMAGSFATAAFNVGAAAGPWLGGLALGAGFGFRAPVWVSALLMCLALAGAGVLSVSSDAVRGALSARRSPAPER, encoded by the coding sequence ATGCCATTCGCTGTCCACGTGCTCGGGCTGGCGGTCTTCGCCCAGGGCACTTCGGAGTTCATGCTCTCCGGCCTGCTCTCGGGCATCGCCGGTGACCTGGACGTCTCGCTCGGCGCCGCCGGGCTGCTCACCTCGGCCTTCGCGGTCGGGATGGTGGTCGGCGCGCCGCTCACCGCTCTGGCCGGCCGCGGCTGGCCCCGGCGCCGGGCCCTGCTGTTCTTCCTCGGTGTCTTCGTCGCCGCCCATGTCGTCGGCGCGCTGACCTCCAGCTACGGGGTGCTGCTCGCCACCCGGGTCGCGGGGGCGCTGGCCAACGCCGGTTTCTGGGCGGTGGCGCTGGTCACCGCACTGGCCATGGCAGGGCCCCATCAGCGGGCCCGGGCCACCGCCGTGGTCGTGGGCGGGGTCACCGTCGCCTGCGTGGTCGGTGTGCCGGCGGGGGCGGCGCTCGGGGAACTGTGGGGCTGGCGCTCCGCGTTCTGGGCCGTGGCCCTCGTCTCCGTACCGGCCGCCGTCGCGCTGCTCGTGGCCGTCCCGGGCGGCCGGCCCGACGACGCACCGCGGCAGGTGGGCGCGCGGAGCGAACTGCGCGCCCTGGGCAGGCCCCGGCTGCTGCTGACCCTGCTGGTGATGGCACTCGTGCAGGGGGCGACCTTCTGCGCCTTCTCCTACCTGGAACCGCTGGTCACCCGGGTCACCGGCTTCGGCGCGGGCTGGGTGCCCGTGGTGCTCGCGCTGTTCGGCGTCGGCTCGTTCGCCGGTGTCACCCTGGCCGGGCGCCTGGCCGACGCCCGCCCGCACGCGGTCATCGGGTTCGGCATGACCGCTCTGGCCGCCGGCTGGGCCGCCCTGGCCCTGACCGCGGCCCACCCGGTGGCGGCCCTCACCCTCGTCCTGCTCCAGGGGGCGCTCGCCTTCGGTACGGGGACGACGCTGATCACCCGCGTCTTCCACCTGGCTCCCGACGCCCCGACGATGGCAGGCTCCTTCGCCACGGCCGCCTTCAACGTGGGTGCCGCGGCCGGCCCCTGGCTCGGCGGCCTGGCCCTCGGCGCGGGCTTCGGCTTCCGCGCCCCGGTCTGGGTGAGCGCCCTGCTGATGTGCCTGGCGCTCGCGGGGGCGGGGGTGCTGTCGGTGTCCTCGGACGCCGTACGGGGGGCCCTCAGCGCCCGGAGGAGTCCAGCGCCGGAGCGATGA
- the panB gene encoding 3-methyl-2-oxobutanoate hydroxymethyltransferase — MSLQAAQNQSATPPAGPAPGAGKALYGGKSTRRITVHDITAASERGEKWPMLTAYDAMTASVFDEAGIPVMLVGDSMGNCHLGYETTVPVTMDEMAILSAAVVRGTKRALIVADLPFGAYQEGPVQALRNATRLIKDAGVGAVKLEGGERSHEQIRLLVEAGIPVMGHIGLTPQSVNAMGYRVQGRGEEAAQQLLRDAKAVQDAGAFAVVLELVPAELAAEVTRTLHIPTVGIGAGPDTDAQVLVYTDMVGLTGGKVPRFTKQYANLRQVMADAAREYAEEVVGGTFPAAEHTFH, encoded by the coding sequence ATGTCGCTTCAGGCTGCGCAGAACCAGTCCGCCACACCCCCCGCGGGCCCCGCTCCCGGTGCCGGTAAGGCGCTGTACGGGGGAAAGAGCACCCGCCGCATCACCGTCCACGACATCACCGCCGCCAGTGAACGCGGCGAGAAGTGGCCGATGCTCACCGCATACGACGCGATGACCGCGTCCGTCTTCGACGAGGCCGGCATCCCGGTCATGCTCGTCGGGGACTCCATGGGCAACTGTCACCTCGGCTACGAGACCACCGTGCCCGTCACCATGGACGAGATGGCCATCCTCTCGGCCGCCGTCGTGCGCGGCACCAAGCGCGCCCTCATCGTGGCCGACCTGCCCTTCGGGGCGTACCAGGAGGGGCCGGTCCAGGCCCTTCGCAACGCCACCAGGCTGATCAAGGACGCCGGTGTCGGCGCGGTCAAGCTGGAGGGCGGCGAGCGCTCCCACGAGCAGATCCGGCTCCTGGTCGAGGCCGGGATCCCGGTCATGGGCCACATCGGCCTGACCCCGCAGTCCGTCAACGCCATGGGCTACCGCGTCCAGGGCCGCGGCGAGGAGGCGGCGCAGCAGCTGCTGCGCGACGCGAAGGCGGTGCAGGACGCGGGCGCGTTCGCCGTCGTGCTGGAGCTCGTGCCGGCCGAGCTGGCCGCCGAGGTGACCCGCACGCTGCACATCCCGACCGTCGGCATCGGCGCCGGGCCCGACACGGACGCGCAGGTGCTGGTCTACACCGACATGGTCGGCCTGACCGGCGGCAAGGTCCCTCGCTTCACCAAGCAGTACGCGAACCTGCGTCAGGTGATGGCCGACGCCGCGAGGGAGTACGCCGAAGAGGTCGTCGGCGGCACGTTCCCGGCGGCGGAGCACACCTTCCACTGA
- a CDS encoding TetR/AcrR family transcriptional regulator, which yields MGPPCQDTEPRRGRPRSAAVERAILDAVVELLETGETLDGLSIERIARTAGVGKATIYRRWSGKEELFVDVLRDMEPADPAVSGTAGLDDLRIMLESMRTRSLAQRSSALLHNVFVQMKKHPRLWTEYQSTVLGPRRAAMLAAVQRAVDAGELRGDLDVELMNDLFLGPMLVRTVHRPEAPLPEDLADRIIAALLQGLAPRSPKGQVTAVEPTTAPV from the coding sequence GTGGGCCCGCCCTGCCAGGACACGGAGCCGCGCCGGGGCCGCCCCCGCAGCGCGGCCGTGGAGCGGGCGATCCTCGACGCCGTGGTGGAGCTGCTGGAGACGGGGGAGACCCTGGACGGCCTGTCCATCGAGCGCATCGCCCGTACCGCCGGGGTCGGCAAGGCCACCATCTACCGCCGCTGGAGCGGCAAGGAGGAGCTCTTCGTCGACGTCCTGCGCGACATGGAGCCGGCCGACCCCGCCGTCTCCGGGACCGCCGGCCTGGACGACCTGCGCATCATGCTGGAGTCCATGCGTACGCGGAGTCTCGCCCAGCGCTCCTCCGCCCTCCTGCACAACGTGTTCGTGCAGATGAAGAAGCACCCGAGGCTCTGGACCGAGTACCAGAGCACGGTCCTCGGCCCGCGACGCGCCGCCATGCTGGCCGCCGTGCAGCGGGCGGTGGACGCGGGGGAGCTCCGCGGCGACCTCGATGTGGAGCTCATGAACGACCTCTTCCTGGGGCCCATGCTCGTCCGTACCGTGCACCGCCCCGAGGCGCCCCTGCCGGAGGATCTCGCCGACCGCATCATCGCGGCCCTCCTCCAGGGCCTGGCGCCGCGCTCACCGAAGGGGCAGGTCACAGCGGTGGAACCGACGACCGCCCCTGTGTGA
- a CDS encoding ABC transporter permease has product MSTTTLTPTPTDAAASAPAKALHDEGRIGLRNNLRHIGALVRRNLLQIKKDPESMFDALLMPVIFVLLFVYVFGGSVGSSLGGDRQDYLNYLIPGLMAMMGMNIAMAVGSGVNDDFRKGVMDRFRTMPIARSSVLIAKIVVELGRMLVATLILLAMGFALGMELQGSVLGLIGAIALAAAFGAAIMWIFILLGLSMKTAQAVQGMGMIVMMPLQFGSSIFAPTQTMPGWLQAFTDYNPLSNLADAARGLMMDLPLGHSVWLTLGWTVVITAVMAPLAVSKFRKKS; this is encoded by the coding sequence ATGAGCACGACGACTCTGACGCCCACCCCCACCGACGCGGCCGCGTCCGCACCGGCCAAGGCCCTCCACGACGAGGGCCGGATCGGGCTGCGGAACAACCTGCGCCACATCGGGGCGCTGGTACGGCGCAATCTGCTCCAGATCAAGAAGGATCCGGAGTCGATGTTCGACGCGCTCCTGATGCCGGTCATCTTCGTGCTGCTGTTCGTGTACGTCTTCGGCGGCTCCGTCGGCAGCAGCCTGGGCGGCGACCGGCAGGACTATCTGAACTACCTGATCCCCGGCCTGATGGCGATGATGGGCATGAACATAGCCATGGCCGTCGGGAGCGGCGTCAACGACGACTTCCGCAAGGGGGTCATGGACCGGTTCCGCACCATGCCGATCGCCCGCTCCTCGGTGCTCATCGCCAAGATCGTGGTCGAGCTCGGCCGGATGCTGGTCGCCACGCTGATCCTGCTCGCCATGGGCTTCGCACTCGGCATGGAGCTCCAGGGGTCGGTGCTCGGGCTGATCGGGGCGATCGCCCTGGCGGCCGCGTTCGGCGCCGCCATCATGTGGATCTTCATCCTGCTCGGACTGAGCATGAAGACCGCCCAGGCCGTTCAGGGGATGGGGATGATCGTGATGATGCCGCTCCAGTTCGGTTCGTCCATCTTCGCCCCGACGCAGACGATGCCGGGCTGGCTCCAGGCCTTCACCGACTACAACCCGCTGTCCAACCTGGCCGACGCGGCCCGCGGCCTGATGATGGACCTCCCGCTCGGCCACTCGGTCTGGCTGACGCTCGGGTGGACCGTGGTCATCACCGCGGTGATGGCCCCGCTCGCGGTGTCCAAGTTCCGCAAGAAGTCCTGA
- a CDS encoding ATP-binding cassette domain-containing protein, whose protein sequence is MVPMTRNDKNRKHGGNAVEVRGLVKHYGETRALDGVDLDVREGTVLGVLGPNGAGKTTLVRCLSTLILPDAGHAVVAGYDVVKQPRQLRRTIGLTGQYASVDEKLSGWENLYMIGRLLDLPRKKARSRADELLERFSLTDAAKKAAMDYSGGMRRRLDLAASMIGSPAVLYLDEPTTGLDPRTRNEVWDEVQRMVAEGATVLLTTQYMEEAEQLASELTVIDHGKIIARGGVDELKAKVGGRTLQIRPSDPAELAAMAQALRETGLDGVAGAQAVPDEGLLYVPILSDEQLTAVIGLLGTRGFSLAHVATALPSLDEVFLAITGDKATTVTDTIPQEVAA, encoded by the coding sequence ATGGTGCCCATGACGCGAAACGACAAGAACCGCAAGCACGGCGGGAACGCCGTCGAGGTGCGGGGGCTGGTCAAGCACTACGGCGAGACCAGGGCGCTGGACGGTGTGGACCTCGACGTACGCGAGGGCACCGTCCTCGGCGTGCTCGGCCCCAACGGCGCCGGGAAGACCACCCTCGTACGCTGCCTGTCCACCCTGATCCTGCCCGACGCGGGGCACGCGGTGGTGGCGGGCTACGACGTGGTGAAGCAGCCCCGGCAGCTGCGCCGCACCATAGGCCTGACCGGGCAGTACGCCTCGGTCGACGAGAAGCTCTCCGGTTGGGAGAACCTCTACATGATCGGGCGGCTGCTCGACCTGCCGCGCAAGAAGGCCAGGTCCCGCGCCGACGAGCTGCTGGAGCGCTTCTCGCTCACCGACGCGGCGAAGAAGGCCGCGATGGACTACTCCGGCGGCATGCGGCGCCGGCTGGACCTGGCCGCCTCCATGATCGGCAGCCCGGCCGTCCTCTACCTGGACGAGCCGACCACGGGGCTCGACCCCCGTACGCGCAACGAGGTCTGGGACGAGGTGCAGCGCATGGTCGCGGAGGGAGCGACCGTGCTGCTCACCACCCAGTACATGGAAGAGGCCGAACAGCTCGCCAGTGAGCTCACCGTCATCGACCACGGAAAGATCATCGCCCGGGGCGGTGTCGACGAGCTCAAGGCCAAGGTCGGCGGCCGCACCCTCCAGATCCGCCCCTCCGACCCGGCCGAACTGGCCGCGATGGCGCAGGCGCTGCGCGAGACCGGTCTCGACGGCGTCGCCGGCGCCCAGGCGGTCCCGGACGAGGGACTGCTCTACGTACCGATCCTCAGCGACGAGCAGCTGACCGCCGTGATCGGCCTGCTCGGCACCCGGGGCTTCTCGCTCGCCCATGTCGCCACCGCGCTGCCCAGCCTGGACGAGGTGTTCCTCGCCATCACGGGCGACAAGGCCACCACCGTCACCGACACGATCCCCCAGGAGGTCGCGGCATGA
- a CDS encoding endonuclease/exonuclease/phosphatase family protein, with the protein MVQAYRADTEEAGAGSQPGSRLRALRHRLASDRGIWRRGIILALCSVLLTVVMVFHAEIPNTVGNLGSLIETFLPWLGVVVPLLLLLGLARRSATAVIALVLPVAVWLNLFGGLLFADKSGAGGDLTVATHNVNAGNPDPAGTAQQVAGSGADIVALQELPGGKVAAYEDALADRYPHHSVQGTVGLWSKYPVTDSSPVNIKLGWTRAMRATVTTPEGPVKVYVAHLPSVRVKLNAGFTANQRDDSADALGEAIADEPLERVVLLGDLNGTMNDRSLHAVTSQMRSTQGAAGDGFGFSWPAAFPMARIDQIMVRGVEPLASWTLPATDSDHLPIAARVQL; encoded by the coding sequence ATGGTGCAGGCGTACAGGGCGGACACCGAAGAAGCCGGCGCGGGTTCGCAGCCGGGCTCCCGGCTCCGGGCCCTGCGTCACAGACTGGCCTCCGACCGGGGAATCTGGCGGCGCGGCATCATCCTGGCGCTCTGCTCGGTGCTCCTGACCGTCGTGATGGTCTTCCACGCCGAGATCCCGAACACGGTCGGCAACCTGGGCAGCCTCATCGAGACGTTCCTGCCCTGGCTCGGCGTGGTCGTGCCGCTGCTGCTGCTCCTCGGTCTCGCACGCCGCTCCGCGACGGCGGTGATCGCCCTCGTCCTGCCCGTCGCGGTCTGGCTCAACCTCTTCGGCGGCCTGCTCTTCGCCGACAAGTCGGGCGCCGGCGGCGACCTCACCGTCGCCACGCACAACGTCAACGCGGGCAACCCCGACCCCGCGGGCACCGCCCAGCAGGTCGCGGGTTCGGGCGCGGACATCGTCGCGCTCCAGGAGCTGCCGGGCGGCAAGGTGGCGGCGTACGAGGACGCGCTCGCCGACCGCTATCCGCACCACTCCGTCCAGGGGACCGTCGGCCTGTGGAGCAAGTACCCGGTGACGGACTCCAGCCCCGTCAACATCAAGCTGGGCTGGACCCGCGCGATGCGTGCCACGGTCACGACCCCCGAGGGCCCGGTCAAGGTGTACGTCGCCCACCTCCCCTCCGTACGGGTCAAACTGAACGCGGGCTTCACCGCCAACCAGCGGGACGACAGCGCGGACGCGCTGGGCGAGGCCATCGCCGACGAACCGCTGGAGCGGGTGGTCCTGCTCGGCGACCTGAACGGCACGATGAACGACCGCTCGCTGCACGCGGTCACCTCCCAGATGCGCTCCACCCAGGGCGCGGCGGGCGACGGCTTCGGCTTCAGCTGGCCCGCGGCGTTCCCGATGGCGCGGATCGACCAGATCATGGTGCGGGGCGTCGAGCCCCTCGCCTCCTGGACCCTCCCCGCCACGGACAGCGACCACCTCCCGATCGCCGCCCGCGTGCAGCTCTGA